The Candidatus Margulisiibacteriota bacterium genome includes a window with the following:
- a CDS encoding thioredoxin family protein: TEMNKIMEFGVMATPALVVDGVVKSMGKLLSPEDIKKLIL, translated from the coding sequence ACCGAGATGAACAAGATTATGGAATTTGGAGTAATGGCCACACCCGCGCTGGTAGTGGACGGGGTCGTCAAATCCATGGGCAAACTTTTGTCACCCGAAGATATCAAAAAACTTATACTCTGA
- the ligD gene encoding DNA ligase D, with protein sequence MALKKYAAKRKFSVTPEPSAKKSPAKKNEKLIFVIQRHEARNLHFDLRLELDGVLKSWAVPKGLPTDKSHLAVEVEDHPLEYAQFSGEIPKGEYGAGTVEIWAHGTYSVNPELNKAENEKLVRAGLKKGHLDFYLSGDTIRGKFTLIRMKSKDNKNWLFIKKTVKAEQVDIELYDAPLAPAPADLSPMLAQLDEKPFDRDGWWFEIKWDGFRVMADIQDGAVKLYSRNNILLNEKFPEVVEALTAVPGQLILDGEIVALDEKGISHFQALQDIHKGTAPVYYVFDILYYRGHKLTALPLKQRFEILSKVLPVSETIRLNGHIEKAGKAMFKEAVKLGLEGIIAKNSASPYRMGLRSGDWLKLKIKKEDEFIIAGFTKPQGSRKYFGALVLGQFEKQNLVFRGLAGTGFTDSTLAKLYKTMKPLIRATTPFSEKIAGLLSPTWVEPRLVCQIKFQERTKDGMLRHPVYLGLRPDKKADEVIKNNDHLLCASPKLPAKAKDATLQIDGQTIKLSHLNKLYWPKEKYTKKMLLEYYESMAEVILPYLQDRPQSLKRYPEGIEGESFFQKNMGKIAPKWIKTVTVPSHHDEAPVRYMLCQNEAALLYMVNLGCIDLNIWNSRAGSLDNPDYAVFDFDPLEVDFKKVTEAVLTTHKILDDIGAANFCKTSGASGMHIYVPLAGKYTYSQAQDFAYLVNTRVNTLLPDMTSLERLPGLRRKKVYLDYLQNKVGATMASVYSVRPVPGAHVSAPLLWEEVNSKLSPAKFTMKNMCKRLEEKGDIWNGFFGTGIDLKAAVGKLGEMFR encoded by the coding sequence ATGGCCCTGAAAAAATACGCTGCAAAAAGAAAATTTTCAGTCACTCCCGAACCTTCTGCTAAAAAAAGCCCTGCTAAAAAAAATGAGAAATTAATTTTTGTTATCCAGCGACATGAGGCTCGCAATCTGCATTTTGACCTGCGCCTGGAACTGGACGGAGTACTGAAAAGCTGGGCCGTACCCAAAGGCCTGCCGACAGATAAAAGCCATCTGGCGGTAGAAGTGGAAGACCATCCGCTGGAATACGCTCAGTTTAGCGGAGAAATACCCAAAGGAGAATATGGGGCCGGAACCGTAGAAATTTGGGCGCATGGTACCTACTCAGTAAATCCTGAACTGAATAAGGCTGAAAATGAAAAGCTGGTCAGGGCCGGGTTAAAAAAGGGACATCTGGATTTTTATTTATCCGGTGACACTATCCGGGGCAAATTTACGCTGATACGTATGAAAAGCAAAGACAACAAAAACTGGCTGTTCATTAAAAAAACAGTTAAGGCTGAACAGGTTGATATCGAACTTTATGACGCGCCGCTTGCTCCGGCTCCGGCTGATTTGTCCCCGATGCTGGCCCAGCTTGATGAAAAGCCCTTTGACAGAGATGGCTGGTGGTTTGAAATCAAATGGGACGGTTTCAGAGTAATGGCAGATATCCAAGACGGAGCAGTGAAACTTTATTCCAGAAACAATATTTTATTAAATGAAAAGTTCCCTGAAGTCGTGGAGGCTCTGACAGCTGTTCCCGGCCAATTGATACTGGACGGTGAAATTGTGGCGCTGGATGAAAAGGGAATCTCACATTTTCAGGCCCTGCAGGATATTCATAAAGGAACAGCGCCCGTCTATTATGTATTTGATATTTTATATTACCGCGGACATAAGCTTACGGCCCTGCCGCTGAAACAGCGCTTTGAAATCCTCAGCAAAGTGCTTCCTGTATCCGAAACAATACGCCTCAACGGTCATATTGAAAAAGCAGGCAAAGCCATGTTTAAAGAAGCTGTAAAACTGGGGCTGGAAGGAATTATCGCCAAGAACTCGGCCAGCCCTTACCGTATGGGTTTGCGCAGTGGTGACTGGCTGAAACTTAAAATCAAAAAAGAAGACGAGTTTATCATTGCCGGTTTTACCAAACCTCAGGGCAGCAGAAAATATTTCGGCGCGCTGGTACTGGGCCAGTTTGAAAAACAAAACCTGGTTTTCAGAGGTCTGGCAGGTACAGGCTTTACTGACAGTACTCTGGCCAAATTATATAAAACCATGAAACCGCTGATACGCGCTACTACTCCTTTTTCGGAAAAAATAGCGGGACTGCTGTCGCCTACATGGGTTGAACCCAGACTGGTCTGCCAGATAAAATTTCAGGAACGAACAAAGGACGGAATGCTGCGTCATCCGGTGTATTTAGGATTACGCCCGGACAAGAAAGCGGACGAAGTTATTAAAAATAATGACCACCTGCTCTGCGCATCACCTAAACTACCTGCAAAAGCTAAGGATGCCACACTGCAAATTGACGGACAAACAATCAAACTCTCACATCTGAATAAGCTCTACTGGCCCAAAGAAAAATATACCAAAAAAATGCTGCTGGAATATTATGAATCAATGGCAGAGGTAATACTGCCCTATCTCCAAGACCGGCCGCAGTCGCTGAAACGCTATCCCGAAGGTATAGAAGGAGAAAGTTTTTTTCAGAAAAATATGGGTAAAATCGCCCCGAAATGGATAAAAACCGTAACCGTACCCTCCCACCATGATGAAGCTCCTGTACGCTATATGCTGTGCCAGAACGAAGCGGCACTGCTCTACATGGTAAATCTGGGCTGCATAGACCTGAATATCTGGAATTCCAGGGCAGGATCGCTGGATAATCCGGATTACGCGGTCTTTGATTTTGATCCGCTGGAGGTTGATTTTAAAAAGGTAACTGAAGCGGTACTGACTACCCACAAAATACTGGACGATATCGGCGCGGCCAACTTTTGCAAAACCTCAGGCGCGTCGGGAATGCACATTTATGTGCCTCTCGCCGGCAAATACACTTACAGCCAGGCGCAGGATTTCGCTTATCTGGTAAATACGCGAGTCAACACCCTGCTGCCGGACATGACCAGTTTGGAGCGCTTGCCCGGGTTGCGGCGCAAAAAAGTTTATCTGGATTATCTGCAAAATAAAGTGGGCGCGACCATGGCTTCTGTGTATTCGGTACGTCCTGTGCCCGGAGCCCATGTATCCGCGCCGCTGCTCTGGGAAGAAGTGAACAGCAAACTGAGCCCGGCCAAATTTACCATGAAAAATATGTGTAAACGACTGGAAGAAAAAGGCGATATCTGGAACGGATTTTTTGGAACAGGAATCGATTTAAAAGCAGCGGTGGGCAAGCTGGGGGAAATGTTCAGGTAA